A stretch of Mucilaginibacter terrae DNA encodes these proteins:
- a CDS encoding DEAD/DEAH box helicase encodes MTFKDFNFNEQLTEGLLSMGYKTPTAIQQMAIPVVMEGKDVIACAQTGTGKTASYLLPVLNLIGEHPKHQISALILAPTRELAQQIDQQVEGLAYFTEISSQAVYGGGDGIAYEQQRRGIDNKVDILIATPGRLLSFLSSGSLKLNHLQYLILDEADRMLDMGFHEDIMRIISHIPTKRQTLLFSATMPGKIRQLARTILKDPEQINIAISQPASGINQQIYKVHDEQKVKLLTGILKSGTYNSIIIFSSTKDRVKQLNKDLKAAGLKVDAFHSDIKQNEREDILLEFKNKKLPIIIGTDALSRGIDVEGIDLVINYDVPPDPEDYIHRIGRTARAATNGTAITFVNQRDYRRFQSIQQLIDREIEEIALPAELGEAPKFKPEANNRPRNSRGRGNNRGGKGGNRKPGGGPKQQAKGQ; translated from the coding sequence GTGACTTTTAAGGATTTCAATTTCAACGAGCAGCTAACCGAGGGCCTGCTCAGCATGGGTTACAAAACCCCCACCGCAATACAGCAAATGGCCATACCTGTTGTTATGGAAGGCAAAGACGTAATTGCTTGTGCCCAAACCGGAACTGGTAAAACAGCATCGTATTTATTACCTGTACTTAACTTAATTGGCGAGCACCCTAAGCATCAAATTAGTGCATTAATATTGGCTCCTACCCGTGAATTAGCCCAACAAATAGATCAACAGGTTGAAGGTTTGGCTTATTTTACCGAAATAAGCTCTCAGGCTGTTTACGGTGGCGGTGATGGCATAGCATACGAGCAACAACGCCGCGGTATTGACAACAAAGTTGATATATTAATTGCCACGCCTGGTCGTCTTTTGTCGTTCCTGTCTTCAGGTTCATTAAAGCTCAATCACTTACAGTACTTAATATTAGATGAGGCCGACCGCATGCTGGATATGGGCTTTCACGAAGATATAATGCGTATTATTAGCCACATACCAACCAAACGGCAAACGTTGCTGTTTTCGGCAACCATGCCGGGTAAGATCAGGCAGTTGGCGCGTACCATTTTAAAAGATCCTGAGCAAATAAACATCGCCATATCGCAACCGGCATCGGGCATTAACCAGCAAATTTACAAGGTGCACGATGAGCAAAAGGTTAAGCTTTTAACTGGTATTCTAAAAAGCGGCACATACAACAGCATCATCATATTTTCATCAACCAAAGACCGCGTAAAGCAACTCAATAAGGATTTAAAAGCTGCGGGCTTAAAAGTTGATGCATTCCACTCCGACATTAAACAAAATGAACGCGAAGACATATTGCTGGAGTTTAAGAACAAGAAACTCCCCATTATTATAGGTACAGATGCGCTGTCGCGTGGTATTGACGTAGAAGGGATTGACCTGGTTATAAACTACGACGTACCACCCGACCCCGAAGATTACATACACCGCATTGGTCGTACCGCACGCGCAGCCACCAATGGCACAGCCATAACTTTTGTAAACCAACGCGATTACCGCAGATTTCAAAGCATACAACAGCTCATTGACCGCGAAATTGAAGAAATTGCCCTCCCGGCAGAATTAGGTGAAGCACCCAAATTTAAACCCGAAGCCAACAACCGTCCACGCAATAGCCGCGGTCGTGGCAATAACCGTGGTGGCAAAGGCGGCAACCGCAAACCCGGCGGCGGTCCTAAACAACAAGCTAAGGGGCAATAA
- the pelA gene encoding pectate lyase, with the protein MKQLLPIILLALGIQQVCAQDKPAGHDISLSIFASSASHWYGIKDKHNVINPQKNQPRYKADDLEAIGDNILLYQKKNGGWPKNYDVTAILTPDQKDSLINDKGNLNTTFDNSTSYTHVAFLAKIYNVTHAQRFSDAAIKGIKYILEAQYSNGGWPQYYPLEKGYSRHITYNDDAFVGIMEVLGDVKDNAPVYAFLSDDLRAKVSKAFNKGIECILNTQIKDKSGLTAWCQQHDEFTLQPAWARAFEPPSICNAESVGIVQLLMSLDNPSPQVINAVQQAVKWFKTSAIQGIRVKDIQAAPDTSQYTVSHSDKVVVQDPNAPPIWTRYYELATHRPMFCNRDSKVVYSLAEVARERRSGYAWYTYSPQKVINKYPAWAKKWGIGD; encoded by the coding sequence ATGAAACAGTTATTACCTATTATACTGCTTGCCCTGGGCATACAGCAAGTTTGTGCGCAAGATAAACCCGCCGGGCACGACATCAGCCTTAGTATTTTTGCGAGCAGTGCGTCGCATTGGTACGGTATTAAAGACAAGCACAACGTCATCAACCCCCAAAAGAACCAGCCCCGCTACAAAGCTGATGATTTGGAAGCCATTGGCGATAACATCTTACTCTACCAAAAGAAAAACGGTGGCTGGCCCAAAAACTATGATGTTACCGCCATACTCACGCCCGACCAAAAAGACAGCCTCATTAATGATAAAGGCAACCTCAATACCACCTTTGATAACAGCACCAGCTATACCCACGTGGCATTTTTGGCCAAAATTTATAATGTTACCCATGCTCAACGGTTTAGTGATGCAGCCATAAAGGGAATTAAGTATATCCTCGAAGCGCAATACAGCAACGGAGGCTGGCCGCAATATTATCCATTAGAAAAAGGGTACAGCCGGCATATTACTTACAATGATGATGCTTTTGTTGGAATTATGGAGGTGCTGGGTGATGTAAAAGATAACGCTCCTGTTTACGCTTTTTTAAGCGATGATTTACGTGCAAAAGTGTCTAAAGCCTTTAATAAAGGGATTGAATGCATACTTAACACGCAAATTAAAGATAAAAGCGGCCTAACCGCCTGGTGCCAGCAGCACGACGAGTTTACTTTGCAACCGGCCTGGGCACGTGCATTCGAGCCGCCATCCATTTGTAATGCAGAAAGTGTGGGAATTGTACAGTTATTGATGAGTTTGGATAATCCTTCGCCACAGGTTATAAATGCGGTGCAGCAGGCGGTAAAATGGTTTAAGACATCGGCTATTCAGGGCATTAGGGTAAAAGACATTCAGGCGGCGCCCGATACCAGCCAATACACGGTTTCGCATAGCGACAAAGTTGTGGTACAAGACCCAAACGCGCCACCCATATGGACACGCTATTATGAGCTGGCAACCCATCGCCCTATGTTTTGTAACCGCGACAGCAAAGTGGTATACTCTTTAGCCGAAGTAGCTCGCGAACGCCGTTCGGGTTATGCCTGGTACACTTACAGCCCTCAAAAGGTGATTAATAAGTATCCGGCCTGGGCTAAGAAATGGGGAATAGGAGATTGA
- a CDS encoding M20/M25/M40 family metallo-hydrolase — translation MKLLNSLTFVPAVALLLTAGAAQAQNSVIDQIVKEGNENSQLEKLAHELIDGVGPRLVGTPQMLKANEWALAKYKGWGISARNEKWGEWRGWERGISHIDMVYPRVKSLEGTQLAWSPSMGNKTVTAELVILPDLADSAAYQAWLPAVKGKFVMISMPQPTGRPDYNWKEFSTKESFDKMTAARTAQTTAWANRIKKTGYTTRTLPIILENAGAAAIITSNWSAGFGVDKIFSAYTKKAPTVDIALEDYGLLYRLTESGNKPKISVHTESKELGVVPTYNTLAEIKGSSKADEYVMLSAHFDSWDGGTGATDNGTGTLTMMEAMRILKKVYPKPKRTILVGHWGSEEEGLNGSRAFVEDHPEIVKNLQALFNQDNGTGRVVNIGGQGYAKAGDYITRWLKPVPSYIRDSIKTSFPGIPGAGGSDFASFVAVGAPGFSLGSLGWSYGNYTWHTNRDTYDKIVFDDVRKNAILTAILIYMASEDPERTSTERAPLGNNPRTGQPMKWPEQVKATRRGGIE, via the coding sequence ATGAAACTATTAAACTCACTGACCTTTGTACCCGCCGTGGCATTGCTGTTAACAGCAGGTGCGGCACAAGCGCAAAACAGCGTTATCGACCAGATTGTTAAGGAAGGTAACGAGAACTCGCAACTCGAAAAACTCGCTCACGAACTTATAGACGGCGTTGGCCCGCGTTTGGTGGGCACTCCGCAAATGCTTAAAGCCAATGAATGGGCACTTGCCAAATACAAGGGCTGGGGCATTAGCGCCCGGAACGAAAAATGGGGCGAATGGCGCGGCTGGGAACGCGGTATATCGCACATTGACATGGTTTATCCGCGTGTAAAATCATTAGAAGGTACCCAACTTGCCTGGAGCCCAAGCATGGGCAACAAAACCGTAACAGCCGAACTGGTTATCCTGCCCGACCTGGCCGATTCAGCGGCTTACCAAGCCTGGTTACCTGCAGTAAAAGGCAAATTTGTAATGATATCTATGCCGCAGCCTACCGGCCGCCCCGATTATAACTGGAAAGAATTTTCTACCAAAGAATCATTCGACAAAATGACGGCTGCCCGCACGGCTCAAACCACTGCCTGGGCTAACCGCATTAAAAAAACCGGTTACACTACCCGCACATTGCCAATCATATTAGAAAATGCCGGAGCAGCCGCCATCATTACCTCTAACTGGTCGGCAGGGTTTGGGGTTGATAAAATATTTAGCGCTTATACTAAAAAAGCACCAACGGTTGATATTGCTTTGGAAGATTACGGCCTATTATACCGCTTAACCGAATCGGGTAACAAACCTAAGATCAGTGTGCATACCGAATCGAAAGAACTGGGTGTAGTACCAACCTATAACACCCTGGCCGAAATTAAAGGCAGCTCAAAAGCTGATGAATATGTAATGCTATCGGCACACTTTGACTCGTGGGATGGTGGCACCGGCGCTACCGATAACGGCACCGGCACCTTAACTATGATGGAAGCCATGCGCATCCTTAAAAAAGTATATCCTAAGCCAAAACGTACCATATTGGTAGGCCACTGGGGCAGCGAAGAAGAAGGCCTGAACGGCTCACGTGCTTTTGTTGAAGATCACCCCGAAATTGTAAAAAACCTGCAAGCCCTGTTTAACCAGGATAACGGCACCGGCCGCGTAGTAAACATTGGCGGCCAAGGCTATGCTAAAGCAGGCGACTATATAACCCGCTGGTTAAAACCTGTACCATCGTACATCCGCGATTCCATTAAAACCAGCTTCCCGGGCATCCCTGGTGCAGGAGGCTCTGACTTTGCCTCGTTTGTAGCTGTGGGCGCTCCGGGCTTCTCTTTAGGCTCGTTAGGCTGGAGCTATGGTAATTATACCTGGCACACCAACCGCGATACCTATGATAAAATAGTGTTTGATGATGTACGCAAAAATGCCATCCTTACTGCTATCCTTATTTACATGGCCAGCGAAGACCCAGAAAGAACATCAACCGAAAGAGCACCATTGGGTAACAATCCACGTACCGGCCAGCCAATGAAATGGCCTGAGCAGGTAAAAGCTACCCGTCGCGGCGGTATCGAATAA
- a CDS encoding polysaccharide lyase: MSKKVLSTMAFMAVLATAKAQYPVIPPAVQAKADSALEVEKRLSDKAFEKAQAIIKADEAKGKPYIPWAAKPSDLPQAKIHAFPGAEGGGAFTAGGRGGKIFVVTSLADRGAGTFREACEQGGARIIVFNVAGIIKLTSPVIIRAPYVTIAGQTAPGDGICIAGESVWIDTHDVVIRYMRFRRGATDVARRDDGLGGNPVGNIIIDHVSASWGLDENMSLYRHVYDRGGSKQEKLPTVNITIQNSIFSEALDTYNHAFGSTIGGLNSTFMRNLWANNIARNPSVGMYGDFGFVNNVIFNWWNRSADGGDDRSLFNFINNYYKPGPVTPLDKPIGHRILKPEGSRDKNRHTIYGRVYANGNIVEGNEKVTKNNWDGGIQIGDMEDAGRYTDSIKSTKPFPMAKVKTLSAQEAYDYVLANVGATLPRRDAVDARVTQVVKTGKIIYKEGTTNTIGKEYIKHRLPDDSYKQGIITHPDQVGGYPEYKGTPYKDSDNDGMPDSYEIAHGLNPKNAADATLPAKNAGGYTNIEVYLNSVVPLSKVVPGAK; encoded by the coding sequence ATGAGTAAAAAAGTATTAAGTACCATGGCCTTCATGGCTGTACTGGCTACTGCTAAAGCACAGTATCCTGTTATTCCGCCGGCGGTACAGGCCAAGGCCGATTCGGCTTTGGAGGTTGAAAAACGATTGAGCGATAAAGCTTTTGAAAAAGCCCAAGCCATTATTAAAGCCGATGAAGCCAAAGGCAAACCCTACATACCATGGGCAGCAAAACCATCTGATTTACCCCAGGCTAAAATCCATGCGTTTCCGGGCGCCGAAGGTGGCGGCGCTTTTACAGCGGGTGGCCGCGGGGGTAAAATATTCGTGGTAACCAGCCTGGCCGACCGTGGCGCAGGTACCTTCCGTGAGGCTTGCGAGCAGGGTGGCGCGCGTATTATTGTATTTAACGTAGCGGGTATTATCAAGCTCACAAGCCCGGTAATTATTCGTGCGCCATATGTTACTATTGCAGGGCAAACCGCACCGGGTGATGGTATTTGCATTGCCGGCGAATCGGTTTGGATCGATACCCATGATGTGGTTATCCGCTATATGCGCTTTCGTCGTGGAGCTACCGATGTGGCCCGCCGTGATGATGGTTTAGGTGGCAACCCGGTGGGTAATATTATTATCGACCACGTTTCGGCAAGCTGGGGATTAGACGAAAATATGTCGCTTTACCGCCACGTGTACGACCGTGGAGGCAGTAAGCAGGAAAAACTGCCTACGGTGAATATCACCATCCAAAACTCTATTTTCTCCGAAGCATTAGATACATATAACCACGCCTTTGGCAGCACCATTGGGGGCTTAAATAGTACGTTTATGCGTAATCTATGGGCTAACAATATTGCCCGTAACCCATCAGTAGGCATGTATGGCGATTTTGGCTTTGTAAACAACGTAATATTTAACTGGTGGAACCGTAGTGCCGATGGCGGCGACGATCGCTCGTTATTCAATTTCATCAACAACTACTATAAGCCGGGGCCTGTTACACCATTAGATAAGCCCATTGGTCACCGTATTTTAAAACCCGAAGGCAGCCGCGACAAAAACCGACACACCATTTATGGCCGCGTTTATGCCAACGGAAACATAGTTGAGGGCAACGAAAAAGTAACCAAAAACAACTGGGACGGCGGTATACAAATTGGCGACATGGAAGACGCCGGCCGCTATACCGACAGCATTAAATCAACTAAGCCATTCCCAATGGCTAAGGTAAAAACCCTATCAGCGCAGGAAGCATATGATTATGTACTGGCCAATGTGGGTGCCACCCTACCCAGGCGCGATGCCGTTGATGCCCGTGTTACACAGGTAGTTAAAACCGGAAAGATAATTTACAAAGAAGGCACTACCAATACCATTGGTAAAGAGTACATTAAGCACCGCCTACCCGATGATTCGTACAAGCAAGGCATCATCACCCACCCCGACCAGGTTGGCGGCTACCCCGAATATAAAGGAACGCCTTACAAAGACAGCGATAACGACGGCATGCCCGATAGTTACGAAATTGCTCACGGCCTTAACCCCAAAAATGCGGCCGATGCTACTTTACCAGCTAAAAATGCCGGTGGCTACACCAACATTGAGGTTTACCTTAATAGTGTAGTGCCTTTAAGTAAGGTGGTACCTGGAGCTAAATAA
- a CDS encoding HipA family kinase, with protein MNTTQPQLRTVNVMRYVTPLREGGSLPAIAEANDEFLYVLKFRGAGQGVKALIAELIGGEIARALGFRIPEIVFANLDTAFGRTEPDEEIQDLLKASTGLNLAVHYLSGAITYDAVITKLDSRLSSAIVWFDCLITNVDRTPRNTNMLMWHKELWLIDHGAALYFHHSWHNWEEQAKRPFALIKDHVLLPWASELEEVDKDFKAILTDELIRNITNLIPDEWLIDESSDETAQQRREVYYQFLITRLAASQTFVTAAQHARASLI; from the coding sequence ATGAATACCACCCAACCCCAGTTGCGTACGGTGAATGTAATGCGGTATGTTACCCCCCTGCGCGAGGGCGGCTCATTACCTGCCATTGCCGAGGCCAACGACGAATTTTTATATGTACTTAAATTCCGTGGTGCGGGCCAGGGCGTTAAAGCCCTTATTGCCGAATTAATTGGCGGTGAAATTGCACGTGCGCTCGGTTTCAGGATACCCGAAATTGTTTTTGCCAACCTTGATACCGCCTTTGGCCGTACCGAACCCGATGAGGAGATACAAGACCTGCTTAAAGCCAGCACTGGTTTAAACCTGGCGGTGCACTACCTGTCGGGCGCTATTACGTATGATGCTGTAATTACCAAATTAGACAGCCGCCTATCATCAGCCATAGTATGGTTTGATTGCCTGATCACCAACGTTGACCGTACCCCGCGCAATACCAACATGCTCATGTGGCATAAAGAACTTTGGTTAATTGACCACGGTGCCGCCCTATACTTTCATCACTCGTGGCATAACTGGGAAGAGCAGGCCAAACGCCCTTTTGCATTGATAAAAGACCACGTGCTTTTACCATGGGCCAGCGAGTTGGAAGAAGTAGATAAGGATTTTAAAGCTATTTTAACCGATGAACTGATACGCAACATTACCAACCTCATACCCGATGAATGGCTCATCGATGAATCATCAGATGAAACTGCCCAGCAACGCCGTGAGGTATATTACCAGTTTTTAATAACGCGCTTAGCCGCATCGCAAACTTTTGTAACCGCAGCACAACATGCAAGAGCATCACTTATTTGA
- a CDS encoding DUF3037 domain-containing protein → MQEHHLFEYAVIRVVPRVEREEFINVGVILYCAKLKFLQCLYTVDVSRLKAFCHLLDIEDLAANLKAFEQICNGGKHAGAIGMLDAASRFRWLTATRSTVVQASKVHPGFSANPSATLLRLHEQLVL, encoded by the coding sequence ATGCAAGAGCATCACTTATTTGAGTACGCCGTAATACGCGTTGTGCCAAGGGTAGAGCGCGAGGAATTTATAAACGTTGGCGTAATATTGTACTGCGCAAAACTCAAGTTTTTGCAGTGCCTGTACACGGTTGACGTTAGCAGGTTAAAAGCCTTTTGCCATTTGCTGGATATTGAAGATTTAGCTGCCAACCTGAAAGCCTTTGAGCAGATATGCAACGGCGGCAAGCATGCCGGCGCTATTGGTATGCTGGATGCAGCTTCGCGCTTCAGGTGGTTAACAGCCACACGGAGTACGGTAGTGCAGGCATCTAAAGTGCATCCGGGGTTTAGTGCCAATCCTTCGGCAACATTATTGCGGTTACATGAGCAACTGGTACTGTAA
- a CDS encoding MOSC domain-containing protein — protein sequence MKLSPNSPLQKLMDTMPQQGIVTWIGIRPKRKAPLLSLNKVEALTLKGLAGDHFSGSATSKRQITLIQHEHIALIASVMQQEDLSPGLLRRNVVVKGINLHAFKDRRFWVGNALLEYTGECHPCSRMEDVLGPGGYNAVRGHGGITARIIQGGEIVVGDVVIIKSSPSY from the coding sequence ATGAAGCTATCGCCAAATTCGCCCCTGCAAAAACTCATGGATACCATGCCCCAACAAGGCATAGTAACCTGGATAGGCATCAGGCCCAAACGCAAGGCCCCGCTCCTGTCGCTAAACAAGGTAGAAGCCCTTACACTCAAAGGGCTTGCAGGCGACCATTTTTCGGGTTCGGCAACCAGCAAACGGCAAATAACGCTTATACAGCATGAGCATATAGCTCTGATTGCCTCGGTTATGCAACAAGAAGATCTTTCGCCCGGTTTGCTGCGCCGTAATGTGGTTGTTAAAGGAATAAACCTGCATGCTTTTAAAGACCGGCGGTTTTGGGTAGGCAACGCGCTTTTGGAATACACCGGCGAGTGCCATCCGTGCTCGCGTATGGAAGATGTTTTAGGCCCGGGTGGTTATAATGCTGTACGTGGGCATGGCGGTATTACGGCACGCATTATTCAGGGTGGAGAAATTGTTGTGGGCGATGTTGTAATTATAAAAAGCAGCCCTTCTTATTAA
- the nudK gene encoding GDP-mannose pyrophosphatase NudK — protein sequence MSQNINILKTEVLSNNWYTLRKVTYEYIKPDGSIQTQEREAYDRGNGATILLYNQQQSTVILTRQFRLPTYLNNNSTGMLIEACAGLLDKDNPEDCIRRETEEETGYLITDVRKIFEAYMSPGSVTEILHFFVAEYTKDMKVHDGGGVEHEQENIEVLELSIDKAMTMITTGEIKDAKTIMLLQYVKLNQIL from the coding sequence ATGTCACAAAACATCAACATATTAAAAACCGAAGTTTTATCAAATAATTGGTACACTCTTCGTAAAGTAACTTACGAATATATAAAACCCGATGGCAGCATACAAACCCAGGAACGCGAAGCTTATGACCGTGGTAACGGTGCTACCATACTGCTGTATAATCAACAACAAAGCACAGTAATTTTAACCCGCCAGTTCAGGCTGCCTACTTATTTAAATAATAACAGCACCGGAATGCTCATTGAAGCATGCGCCGGTTTACTGGATAAAGACAATCCTGAAGACTGCATTCGCCGCGAAACCGAAGAAGAAACCGGCTACCTGATAACCGATGTGCGCAAAATATTCGAAGCATACATGTCGCCCGGTTCGGTTACCGAAATTTTACATTTTTTTGTTGCCGAATATACCAAAGACATGAAAGTGCATGATGGAGGCGGTGTAGAACACGAACAGGAAAACATTGAAGTATTGGAATTAAGTATTGATAAAGCCATGACTATGATTACCACCGGCGAAATTAAAGACGCCAAAACTATTATGCTGCTGCAGTACGTTAAACTTAATCAAATACTTTAA
- a CDS encoding DUF4406 domain-containing protein: MPSTQKSLMILVAGPYRSGTNDDPELIHANVKAMTDTALALYRIGHLPVLGEWFALPLIEAAGSKQIGDDAFNEIFHPVAIQLISHCDAVLRIGGPSAGADEMVNTGKAHNKTIFYNFDDIPKLK; this comes from the coding sequence ATGCCATCCACTCAAAAATCATTAATGATACTGGTTGCCGGGCCATACCGCTCGGGGACTAACGACGATCCTGAATTGATACATGCCAACGTAAAAGCCATGACCGATACCGCCCTGGCACTTTATCGTATAGGTCACCTGCCTGTTTTGGGCGAATGGTTTGCCCTGCCGCTTATTGAAGCCGCCGGTTCAAAACAAATTGGCGACGATGCTTTTAACGAGATATTTCACCCGGTAGCCATACAACTCATTAGCCATTGTGATGCCGTTTTGCGCATAGGCGGCCCATCGGCCGGTGCCGATGAGATGGTGAACACCGGCAAGGCCCACAACAAAACTATATTTTACAACTTTGATGATATTCCAAAGCTGAAATAA
- a CDS encoding DUF3606 domain-containing protein, giving the protein MDHTEYIGNPDRDHINIHENYEVEYWSKKFSVNPEQLRQAVKQVGTTVTAVKEYFSK; this is encoded by the coding sequence ATGGACCATACAGAATACATTGGCAACCCCGACAGAGACCATATCAATATTCACGAAAACTACGAAGTAGAATATTGGTCTAAAAAGTTTAGCGTAAATCCTGAACAATTAAGACAAGCAGTAAAACAAGTAGGTACTACAGTAACCGCTGTAAAAGAATACTTCAGCAAATAA
- a CDS encoding family 43 glycosylhydrolase, with the protein MNLLLLNYTLPKVVRMVLMLALMLSFYKSSAQKQTAIYSGVPWFDDRGSVVSAHGGGIIKEGSKYYLFGEKHTDQSNAFAGFNCYSSTDLYNWKFESLALPVQDSGKLGLNRVGERVKVMKCPKTGEYVMFMHADDISYKDQFVGYATSKTIVGPYVFKGALLFNGKPIRKWDMGTYQDTDGAGYVLLHGGLLFKLADDYKSITEQVVDNKWPGSESPAIFKNNGVYFWLASNLTSWERNDNFYYTATSLKGPWTAHGLFAPEGTLTWNSQTTFVLPIEGTKDTTFIFMGDRWSYPNQASAATYVWQPLTVSGNTLSMAGYQAAWKINTGTGAASPGAITGKTITAVHKSIICKGQWEHASDENLPVLQSGSKGDTFTLQFSGKQVFMYGISNPDGGYAMVDVTNHKGKIVASAMIDMYSKYKVTALKFLSPVLPKANYTLTLTVLGEHSKWSDKRKTDYGSKGDVIAVQKFVVN; encoded by the coding sequence ATGAACCTGTTACTGCTCAACTATACGTTGCCAAAGGTTGTACGTATGGTATTGATGCTTGCGTTGATGTTATCATTCTACAAATCATCGGCTCAAAAGCAAACCGCTATATATTCGGGCGTGCCCTGGTTTGATGATAGGGGCAGTGTAGTGAGTGCCCATGGTGGTGGCATTATCAAAGAGGGTAGTAAATATTATTTATTTGGCGAAAAGCACACTGATCAAAGCAATGCCTTTGCAGGGTTTAACTGCTACTCATCAACCGATTTATACAACTGGAAGTTTGAAAGCCTGGCATTACCTGTTCAGGATTCGGGTAAACTGGGGTTAAATAGGGTGGGAGAAAGGGTTAAGGTAATGAAATGCCCTAAAACCGGCGAGTATGTAATGTTTATGCACGCCGACGACATATCTTATAAAGACCAGTTTGTTGGGTATGCTACCTCCAAAACAATTGTCGGTCCGTACGTTTTTAAAGGCGCATTGTTGTTTAATGGTAAACCCATTCGCAAATGGGATATGGGTACCTATCAGGACACCGATGGAGCAGGTTATGTGTTGTTGCACGGGGGCTTATTATTTAAACTGGCCGATGATTACAAAAGCATAACCGAACAAGTAGTGGACAATAAATGGCCCGGGAGCGAGTCTCCGGCCATATTTAAAAATAACGGCGTATACTTTTGGCTGGCCTCTAACTTAACCAGTTGGGAGCGTAACGATAACTTTTATTATACTGCCACATCGCTCAAAGGACCGTGGACGGCACACGGACTATTCGCTCCCGAAGGTACACTCACCTGGAATTCGCAAACTACTTTTGTGTTACCTATTGAAGGCACAAAAGATACCACTTTTATATTCATGGGCGACAGGTGGTCATACCCTAACCAGGCATCGGCAGCTACTTATGTTTGGCAGCCGCTTACCGTTTCGGGCAATACGCTATCTATGGCCGGGTATCAGGCAGCCTGGAAAATTAATACAGGTACAGGGGCGGCATCTCCGGGTGCAATTACAGGCAAAACCATTACCGCCGTTCATAAATCTATTATTTGTAAAGGCCAATGGGAGCATGCATCCGATGAGAACTTACCGGTACTTCAATCGGGCAGTAAGGGCGATACTTTTACCCTTCAATTTAGCGGTAAACAAGTTTTTATGTACGGTATATCAAATCCTGATGGAGGATATGCCATGGTTGATGTTACAAATCATAAAGGCAAAATTGTAGCCTCGGCCATGATTGATATGTACAGCAAATACAAGGTAACGGCATTGAAATTTTTAAGCCCGGTTTTGCCCAAAGCAAATTATACCTTAACGCTCACTGTTTTGGGCGAACACAGTAAATGGTCGGACAAGAGAAAAACTGACTACGGAAGCAAGGGAGATGTTATTGCTGTACAAAAGTTTGTAGTTAATTAA